A region of the Stieleria neptunia genome:
CGGCCGAGACGACGCGTCGCGCCATTGGATCTTGGGCGTTCGTTCCACGCCGACGGCGGCCGGATGCGTGGTCAGCGACGTCCTGCCCGGCAGCGCTGCCCAGCGTTGCGGGCTTGTCGCGGGCGACCGGATCCTGACCGTCGGCGGCCAACAAGTGGGCTGGCTGGGGGATCGACTGATCCGCCTGGACCAAGCCGTGGATTCTGCCCCGTCGCGGCAGACCCGTTTGCTGGTCCAACGCCGCGGCTCGGGCGTGATTCAACCGGTGCGGGTGACGTTGCAGACGCTGTTTGAATGCTTGGGGCACTGATTGGCCACCGAATCCATCGGACCACAAACGGTGGAACATGGCCGGCGAGGGGACGCTATATGGATTGCGGCGAGTTTGCGGGTGCTGCGGTTCGTTTTGATCCTGCGGGACAAATGACCGGACCACCCGCACTTTCGCGTCTTCCCGAACGTGCCGATCAACCCCAACAGCCGGATCGACCGATGCGAACGGTACAAGAGGCCCTGCCGGATTCACACCGGTGGTCGCGACAAGCCTGACGGTCCCGGTCAACGAGCCACCCGATGCTGAAATTAAACTCATCTCCCGCACGTTCTGCCAACCCTGTCCCCTCGCCGGCGAGCGATGATGGGCAACGTGCAGGACCGTCGGCGGCATGCCGGTCCCTGCTGGCGCGATTGATCATCGGGTTGGCGTCGATGGGGGTGTCGGGGTTGGCGTCGGCTGAACCGATCGACCGGGGCAGCGACGCCTCGTATCGGGAACGCATGACGCGATCGCAAGTCGACGCGGCGATCGCATTGGGAAACCTGGACGCGCTCGGCCGGATCGATAAAGCGTCTCGGTTGGAATCGCTTTACACGGCCATGATCGAAACCGAGCAAGCCCGCATCAAGTTGCGTCAATCCATCGCGCGACGCGACGCCAATTCACCGCGTCACGCATCGCCGGTGATCGATCCGTTGACGGCCGGTGACGATGCCTCCGGCGGGCGGATTCGAGTGACGGCTTTTCGAGAGGACGGCCCGCACCAAGCCGGCGGCACGGCCCAGATCGCGACCTTGTTGCGTCCGAACCGATACGCCCCACTGGTTGTCACGCTCCCGCATGCCTTGACGCCGGATGGGCGATCCGCCAGCCCGGCACTGGAATCGGTGGTGGTCGACGAGTCTCTGGCAAGCCAACAGACGTTCGCAACGTCGGCCGACCCATCCGGCCAGGCCCGCGACACGGAGCGGCTGGGCAGGCGCGAGTCGGAAACGGCACGGTCGACCGACAGCCCAGAGGAAGCAAGTTTTTCCGCGTTTCTCTCGGACACGCCTCCGGTCGCGTTGGCGTCTCCGCGGTCACAGCGTACGCCGCTTGCGGCGACGCTGCCTGCGGCGACGCTGCCTGCGGCGACGCTGCCTGCGGCGACGCTGCCTGCGGCCGCACCGATGGTGGTTTCGGCCCCGATCGATCCAAATCCCGAACCGGATGATTCGATCCCGGCGCCGGTTCGACCGGATTCCATTCCCCCGGATCCCGTTTTCGCGCCCGCAGCCCCGACCGCAGTCGCGCCCGCAGCTCCGGCCGCAGTCGCGACCGCAGTTCCGACCGAGCCTGTTCCGACCGAGCCTGCTCCCGTTCGGTCGTCGGTGGCGGCAGCGCCGCCTGCGGCCGCCGCGGCCGATGCGGAAGTTGCGGCGCAATGGCCCTTCGCGATGGGCGGGCGTGAAACCCTGCCGACGCCACAAAACACGGACGACGTCACGCTCAGCGTTGACGATGTCGATGTCCGCACGGTGTTGGAGATGCTGGCAAAAGGTTACGGCATGAACATTCTGGTCGCTCCCGATGTCGTCGGCTCGGTGACCGCCAATGTCAGTGGACTGACGCCCGAACAAACGCTCACCAGCGTCGCCCGGATGTGTGGTCTGGCGATCCAGCGTGACGACAACGTGATCCTGATTTACCCGAAAGACAATCTGCCCCGGGAATCGCGCGAACTGCGTGTGTTCCCGCTGGACTTTGCTCGAGCGGAAGTGGTCGAGCCGACGATCACGGGGCTGCTGTCACCGATCGGCAGCGCCTACAGTTCCAAAGCGGACGATCTGGATAATCGCAAAGGCCGCGAATCGATCGTGGTCGTCGACACGCCCGACGTGCTGGAACAGGTGGAGCGGTATTTGATGCAGGCCGACCAGGCCCCGCTGCAGGTGATGATCGAAGCGCGGGTGATGGAGATCGAACTAAAGGACAACATGGAGCACGGCGTCAATTTTGAAGCGATCTTCGGCGGTGATTTTCGTGTCGGTGGATTTCGGCTGACCGATAACATCGCCACGTCGACCAACCCGTTTTACTTTGGTGAGATCAGCGGCAGCGACTTGAAGGCCTTGCTGACCGTGCTGGAAACGACGACCGACGCCAAAACATTGGCCACGCCGCGGGTGATGGTGGTCAACGGCCAGAACGCGAAGATCCAAGTCGGCCAACAGCTCGGTTTCGCCGTCGCCACCGTCACGCAAACGTCAACGATCCAGGACGTTCGCTATCTGGACACCGGCGTCGTGCTCAATGTCACGCCGACGATCAGCCGCGATCACCGAATCCTGCTCCAGGTCAAACCTAAAGTCAGCAGTGGTGAAATCAATCCCGACACCTTGCTGCCCGAAGAAACGACGCGGGAAGTGGAAACCTCGGTCATGCTGGACAATCACCAAGGCATGATCGTGGGGGGATTGATCCAGGAAGAAGACCGCGTGGTCATCAAAAAGCTGCCGTGGCTCGGTGACGTCCGGCACGTCGGAAAGTTCTTTCAACGCCGCGAGACCTCGCGGGCGCGGACCGAGATCATCGTGGCCTTGATTCCCCACATCATCGATCCGTGTCAAGGCGGTCACTACAGCGACGACGATCCGATGCGAAAGCAAATCGAGTGGGAGCGGACGGAAAACCATTTGTTCAACGGCCCGCTCAATCGCGAGTGCCGGCCCTGGGAAGCACGTCTGCCCGACGTGACCGCGGACGACGCCTTGCACCGCGAGATCGACCGACTGCGGAATCGGCACCCCTACTGCAAAGGCTGTGAGCCGATCAAAACGAGTCTTCTGCCGAACCACTGACAGTCTAACTGACAGTCTAATTGTCGATCGCGTGACACCGGGGTACACTCCTGCGGTAGACACAGCGACTGCCGCGGATCGATTCTGGACCCCGCCAATCGCATTGCGAAGCCCCCCGTACTGCACTGCCCTCGCCCCATCGAGATTTCCTGGATCACGAGATGAGTTCAAGCGTTAATTTGGAAACCCAAGACGCCGGCACGGTTCGTCTGACTTACGGTGACCAGGAGATCGAGCTTCCGGTCGTCGAAGGCTCCGAGGGGGAACGCGGAATCGATATCTCCGTGCTCCGCGGTACCACCGGGCTGGTCACCCTGGACGAAGGTTTTGTCAACACCGGCAGCACCCGCAGCGCGGTCACCTTTCTCGACGGCGAAAAAGGCATCCTGCGATATCGCGGTTATCCGATCGAGGACCTGGCCAAGCACTGTGACTTCGTCGAAGTCGCCTACCTGCTGATTCATGGCGAATTGCCGAGCCCGGCCGAAGCCGCCAATTTCCGCAGCGGGATTCGCCACCACACGATGATCCACGAGGACATGCGGTCGTTCTACAACGGATTCCCGCGTGACGCCCACCCGATGGCCATCCTCAGCAGCGTCGTCGGCGCGCTGTCGACGTTTTATCAAGATTCGATGCAGGTCGATGATCCGGATCAAGTGGAAATCTCGATCTATCGACTGCTCGCGAAACTGCCGACCATCGCTGCCTATGCGTACAAGAAGTCGATCGGCCAGCCGTTCATGTATCCGAACAATGATTTGGATTACTGCGAAAACTTCTTGCACATGATGTTCGCGACGCCCGCCCACGATCACTTGGTCGACCCCGACTTTGCCGAAGCCCTGAACCTGCTGTTGATCGTTCACGCCGACCACGAACAAAACTGCAGCACGTCGACGGTGCGGATGGTCGGCAGCAGCAATGCCAACCTGTTCGCATCCATCTCCGCCGGCATCGGAGCCTTGTGGGGGCCGCTGCACGGGGGGGCCAATGAAGCTTGCGTGAATATGCTGGAGAAAATCGCGGCCGATGGCGGGAACGTCAAAAAGTACGTCGATATGGCCAAGGACAAAAACAGCAGCTTCCGTCTGATGGGATTCGGCCACCGCGTCTACAAGAACTTTGACCCCCGCGCCCAAATCATTCGGGCGTGCTGCGACAAACTGCTCGCCAAACTGAATATCGACGACCCCTTGTTCCATGTCGCCCAAGAATTGCAAGACGTGGCGCTGGAAGATGAGTACTTCGTCGAACGAAAGCTCTATCCGAACGTCGACTTTTATTCCGGCGTGATCTATCGGGCGATGGGGATCCCCGTCCAGATGTTTACCGTGCTGTTCTCCCTCGGGCGGCTCCCCGGCTGGATCGCCCATTGGAAAGAGCTTCACGCCACGCCCGGAAAACGCATCTATCGTCCCCGGCAGATCTACACCGGGCAAAACGAACGCACCGTCGTCCCGATCGAAAATCGCTAATCGATGCCACTCGACCTTGCCGCCCTGTTCGACCAAGGGCTCTCGTATGATGCGTTCTTGGCCAAGCACGGCAACGAGGCCCAGCGCAACCGCTGGAGTGCGGTGCATGCGGAAGTTCGCCTCAGCGAGCCCCAGCGCGATCTGCTGGCGGGATTCGTCCGCGAGATGAAAGTCCTCGTCTCGGCCGGTGCCTGGTGTGGCGACTGCGTCAATCAATGCCCGGTGTTCGATCACTTCGCGGCCGCGAATGAAAAAATTCGCGTGCGTTTTTTCGACCGAGACGAACACAGCGAGTTGGCCGAATCGATTTCGACCTGTGGCGGCCATCGCGTCCCGTCGGTCTTGTTTCTCAGCGAGGACAACTTCATCTGCGGGCGGTACGGCGACCGCACCCTGGCGACCTATCGACACATGGCGGCCACCCAGCTCGGCCCCAGTTGCCCGACGGGCATCGGTGCCATCAACGTCGACCTGCTCCAAGCCGTCACCGCCGAATGGCTGGCCGAATTCGAACGCATCCAGTTGATGCTGCGATTGTCAGGGCGTCTGCGCGAAAAGCACGGGGACTGATTGTCAAACCTTTCCGGTTGTAGGCTTCGAATCGTCTGTTGGCATCTTCTTGCCACCGAAACCGCTCCCCAAGCCGGCTGATCGACTGAATATTGCCGGCTCAGAACTCCGATTTTCTTTCCAGACCCTGTTCACCTACGCATTACTGGAGTCTTCCAGTGCCGAAATTTCCGCGGCCCGCCCGCGTCTCGATTGTGATTCCGCTGCAGCGTGACGAGAAACTTTTCGAGGAAACGCTGCTCAGTGTTTTGGAAAATCAGACGGATGATTGCCAGATCATTGCGGTCCACAACGGGACGTATGCTGATCCCTTTGAGCTGAACGACGAAGTCAGCTTTGTCACCGCCCGATCGTCCAACCTGACCGACTTGGTGCGCGATGCATTTGGCGTCACGTCGGCCCCGGTTGTGCACGTCCTGGGGACCGGCATGCGAGCCCAGGCCGATTGGCTGGATCGCGCCTTGGAGCCATTTGACAACGCGCGGGTCGGCGCCGTCGCCCCGACCTTGATCGACCCGGCCGGCCGTCCCGTTGAAGGCGCCCATTGGGCGGATTCCGGCGGGCGATTCTGCCAGAGCCGCTCGGGGCTTGTTCCCACGGGGCCGCTCAGTGGTTTTTTTGTGAACGCGTTTTTCGCCCGCCGCCACCTGCTCGGCAATCTGCTTGACGCCGTCGCACCGGCGATGAGTGATCCGATCGCGGTCAGCTACGCGATGGGGTGCTTGATGAAGCGTGCCGGATGGAAACTCGCCTCGGCAGACGGTTGTCGCGTTGAGGCGGAAGACGCGCTCGAATCGCCCGATCACTCGGACATGGCCCGCGGCCAATGCCTGGGTGCGATCCGCCATCGGGTGCTGCCAGGCGAGCCTGCTCCCGGAAGGGGCGCGATGCTCCGCGAGGCGCTTCTGGGTTCAAGTTCCGTGGGCGAGATGATCGGGATGATGCGTTATCGAAACAGTCTTTCGGCGGTCCGCCGCGCGATCGACCCCGACAGCGTCCCAGCGGCCGACGACACGGCCCACGTGATCAACCTGCCTGCGGCCGAGACGCAACTCCACCGGGATGCGGCGTAGGTCCGGCTGTGCCAGCAGCACGTTGGCCTGCACGGCGTGCCGGAGTGCTGCGTTGCAACCTCATCTCAGGGTGGCGGATTTGATCGGAAACGGGCATCGGTATCCAGGGATTCACCAACCGTTGGTGTCTAGCCTTTAGGCGATTCCTTGTCGCTGCGCCGCAGCGACGGAGAATTGCCTGAAGGGACCGTCCAGTTTAGGGACGACGCGAACGCAACGGATCCTGATGGTCTCGTCGATTGAGTGTGATGCGGTCGGCGAATCGTTGTACGATGTCCTTTCTAAGTCGTCGGGGCGAGCCCTCCGGACGACGGCCCGGAAGGGCCATCGTACTCCAAGAACCAGTCGTCCTAAGCTGGACGGTCCCTGAAGCCTGTACACCAGCACGCATGCCCGTGCCATTCGGGTTGCGCATCCTAAGTTGAAATAACGATCGCGCAATGAAAAAACCCCGCCGGTCGATGGCCGGCGGGGTTTCGTTTTTCGTTTTTCGTTTAGGCGTTGGCCGACGAATTGGCCGACGAATCAGTTGCCCGAGTCGTCTTTGTTTTCTTCGGACTCGCCGACGGAGGCGCTGACGGGCTGTTCTTTTTCCTCGGCCAGGCCGCGGGTTTCGCCGTGGAATTCGAGCCGAACCACTTTGACCTTCTTGCCATCGGGGTCGATCATCTTTCCCTCGTCGGTCACGGTCATGTCGCCCGGGGCGACGGAATCACCGTCGGAGTTTTCCAGGATCCCTTTGACCACGATCGTGTCCTTGCCTTCGAATGCACCGCGGAGCAGTTCTTCGCTGAGCGGGTCTTCGATTCGTTGTTCGATCGCACGACGCAGCGGACGTGCACCGTAATTCAAATCGGTTCCGCGACGGATCAAGAACTCCTTCGCTTCGTCTTGCAGTTCCAGCGCCAATCCGCGGTCGAGCAAGCGTTCGCGAACCTTGGACAGTTCGAAATCGATGACCAGCTTCAAGTCGACTCGCGTCAGGTGGCGGAAGATGATCGTGTCATCCAGGCGGTTCAAGAACTCGGGCCGGAACACGCGTTCGATCTGTTCCATCACACGCGTCTTCATGGATTCGTAGCTGGCGTCGTTGTCGGACTTTTGGAATCCGAACGCAGACTCGTTCTTGATCGCTTCGGCACCGGCGTTGGTGGTCATGATCAGGATCGTGTTGCGGAAGTCGACGTTGCGTCCGAACGAGTCGGTCAAACGGCCTTCTTCCATGACCTGCAGCATCATGTTGAACACATCGGGATGCGCCTTTTCGATTTCGTCGAACAGCACCACGGCGTAGGGGCGGCGTCGAATTTTCTCGGTCAACTGACCGCCTTCTTCGTACCCGACGAATCCGGGAGGTGCCCCGATCAAACGGCTGACGTTGTGTTTCTCCATGTACTCGCTCATGTCGATGTGCACGAGCGCGTCGCTGTCACCGAACATGTATTCGGCGAGCGCTTTGGCGAGCAGGGTTTTCCCGACCCCGGTGGGTCCGGCGAAGATGAACGAGCCGGTCGGGCGTCGCGGATCCTTCAAACCACTGCGGCTTCGGCGAACGGCTTTGGCAACGGCCGAAACCGCCAGGTCTTGGCTGACGACTCGCTTGTGCAGTTCTTCTTCCATCCGCATCAGTCGCAAGCTGTCTTCGGTCGACAGTCGGGTCAACGGGATGCCGGTCATCTTGCTGACCACTTCGGCGATCACTTCTTCGTCGACGACGCCGTCGGTTTGCTGGCTCTTCTCACGCCAGTCCTGGGTGATCTGGTCTTTCTTCTTGCGAAGCTTTTCGGCCTGATCGCGGAGGTTGGCCGCTTTCTCGAAATCCTGGTTGGCGACCGCGTCTTCCTTTTCCTTGTTCAGCTGTTCGACTTCTTCGTCGATTTCTTTCAGATCCGGCGGACGGGTCATCGTGCGCAACCGAACGCGTGCACCGGCTTCGTCGATCACGTCGATCGCCTTGTCGGGCAGGCATCGGGCGGTGATGTAGCGCTCGCTCATCTCGACGGCCGAGACCACGGCGTCGTCGGTGATTTGCACGCGGTGGTGTTCTTCGTAGCGTTCACGCAGCCCTTTCAGGATCGCGACGGTTTCTTGCTTGCCGGTCGGTTCGACGATGATCTCTTGGAACCGTCGCGCCAGCGCGTTGTCTTTTTCGATGTACTTTCGGTACTCGTCCAGCGTGGTCGCACCGATGCACTGGATCTCGCCGCGGGCGAGGGCTGGCTTGAGCACGTTGGCGGCGTCGATGGCGCCTTCGGCTCCACCGGCACCGACCAGGGTGTGGAGTTCGTCGATGAACAAGATCGTGTTCTTGACGCGGCGGACTTCGGTCATGACCGCTTTGATGCGTTCTTCGAATTGCCCGCGATACTTGGTGCCGGCAACCATCATCGCCAGGTCGAGGACCACGATTCGTTTTTCGGCCAGGATCTCGGGGACTTCGCCCTCGATCACCTTTTGGGCGAATCCTTCGACGATCGCCGTCTTGCCGACGCCGGCCTCGCCGAGCAGCACGGGATTGTTCTTGGTCCGGCGGCAGAGGATTTGGATGGCGCGTTCGATTTCGCGTTCCCGCCCGATGACCGGATCCAGTTCGCCCTTGCGAGCCAATTCGGTCAGGTCGCGGCCGAAGCTGTCCAGTGCGGGCGTCTTGCTCTTGCCGCTCTTGCCCGACGCACTGCCGGAACTGCCTTCTTCGCTGCCGCGTCCGCCGCGTTCGCCGACTTCCGCACCCTCGAGTCCATGGCCGAGCAAATTGAGCACTTCTTCGCGGACGTCTTCCAGCTTCAGCCCCAGGTTCATCAGGACTTGTGCGGCGACGCCTTCTTGTTCTCGCAGCAGACCGAGCAAGATGTGCTCGGTGCCGACGTAGCTGTGATTCAGATTCCGAGCCTCCTCCATGGAATACTCGATCACCTTCTTCGCCCGCGGCGTTTGTGGCAACTTTCCGACGGTCACCATCTCGGGGCCGCTCTGGACCAATTTCTCGACCTCCAAACGGATCTTGCGGAGATCGACGTCCAGGTTTTTCAGCACATTGGCGGCCACCCCACTGCCTTCTTTGACCAGGCCGAGCAAAATATGCTCGGTCCCGATGTATTCGTGGTTGAAACGCTGTGCTTCCTGGTTAGCCAGTTGCATCACTTTGCGAGCGCGGTCGGTAAATCGTTCGTACATTTGTTTGTCTCGTTACCCGGCGGGTTTTGCCAGGTCTGCGCCCTGTGGGGGGAACACACCTGGGTTGGTCCATTCAAATCAGACGAAGCGTCCAAAGGGGATGCAAATCCCGCTTTTTGTAACCACGTCAGCCTTGCATTGTTCAAAACTCAGATTGACAGCTGAACTGTCAACTTGGCGATTCGTTCGTCTCGATTCCTCGTCAGTCCCTTATCAGCAAACCGTACGCCATTCCAAGCGAGATCGAGTCACAACGACCGCTTGAGGACACAGCGGCGGAAGGGATCGCCGGCAATCAACCGGCTCACTTCGATTCTATCGGTTTTGTAAATTTTGGGGGATAGGAGTCCCAGCGAAACAACCGCCTTCCAACATGAATTTGAAGCAAAAAGGCGGTTTAAATTTTTACGTTTCTCCGGCCACCATCCGTCGTCACGTAGTCGGTTTCACGGGGAAAGGATGCAATCGCACCGTTTCACGCGGCAGGTGCCCCCCCTTGATCCCACTCAAGCCGCTGTCAAATCGGCAGCATTGCCATCTCCCTGCAACTCCGAGGCCGACTCGTCCTCTGCCTCCTCGTCCGCTTCCCCTGCGGATTCGGCGTCTCGAGCAATCCGAGCCGCCTCGGCATCCATCTCAATCTGCCATCGATCGGCAATCTCCAGCCGCCGCATCTCATCCAACAGCACCGCCGCACTGGTGACTCTGCCTGTATGACGATACAGACTTGACAACATCAACAACGCCGGGGGGTCACGCGGTTCGATCGCCAAAATCCCCAACAACAGCGGTTCGGTCGCCTCCCAGTCGCCGCGCAGGTAGGCCGCCTGGGCTTCGACAAAACGATCGGGTGCTTCGGTCACCGCTCGCGGATTGATCAATGCTGGCAATTCGCGGATGCTTTTGACCGTCCAACAGATCCAGACGCAGACGCCGACCCACCAGGCCGATCGGACCAGCAACGGGTCCAACCAGGTCGGATAGAAGTGTTTGAGAATCAACAGTGAATTCAAGCCGATACCGAACCCGATCGCCAACGGCAGCGCTGACAACCGACCGCGCCACCAAAGCTCGCTGAGCCCCGGCCAAAAACAGGTCAGATAGTTGCGGAATTCCATTTCATTCTCAGAGAGTGCCCTGGAATGTCTAGGCGATCGGTCGCCGCCAACGCAAGCCGAGAAGCGCAAGAACGCGAACGACCAGAGGGCTTGTAAGCCGGGTTCTGTACCGATCGAACGCCTTGCCGGACCAGAGCCCGGCGGCGCCGATGGTGGCGACCATTTATCTGTGCACGACGATTGCTCGTCGCCTCCATTGCGACCT
Encoded here:
- a CDS encoding PDZ domain-containing protein, with amino-acid sequence MNEDQLENPVLGYVVIAVALVVGMLSATVFGQGAGHQGMEKLSAVHPKTSAVASTVKTHRGDPLAANPSSAAKFHTPANRQSTSPVRGSNGRDDASRHWILGVRSTPTAAGCVVSDVLPGSAAQRCGLVAGDRILTVGGQQVGWLGDRLIRLDQAVDSAPSRQTRLLVQRRGSGVIQPVRVTLQTLFECLGH
- a CDS encoding citrate synthase codes for the protein MSSSVNLETQDAGTVRLTYGDQEIELPVVEGSEGERGIDISVLRGTTGLVTLDEGFVNTGSTRSAVTFLDGEKGILRYRGYPIEDLAKHCDFVEVAYLLIHGELPSPAEAANFRSGIRHHTMIHEDMRSFYNGFPRDAHPMAILSSVVGALSTFYQDSMQVDDPDQVEISIYRLLAKLPTIAAYAYKKSIGQPFMYPNNDLDYCENFLHMMFATPAHDHLVDPDFAEALNLLLIVHADHEQNCSTSTVRMVGSSNANLFASISAGIGALWGPLHGGANEACVNMLEKIAADGGNVKKYVDMAKDKNSSFRLMGFGHRVYKNFDPRAQIIRACCDKLLAKLNIDDPLFHVAQELQDVALEDEYFVERKLYPNVDFYSGVIYRAMGIPVQMFTVLFSLGRLPGWIAHWKELHATPGKRIYRPRQIYTGQNERTVVPIENR
- a CDS encoding thioredoxin family protein, which gives rise to MPLDLAALFDQGLSYDAFLAKHGNEAQRNRWSAVHAEVRLSEPQRDLLAGFVREMKVLVSAGAWCGDCVNQCPVFDHFAAANEKIRVRFFDRDEHSELAESISTCGGHRVPSVLFLSEDNFICGRYGDRTLATYRHMAATQLGPSCPTGIGAINVDLLQAVTAEWLAEFERIQLMLRLSGRLREKHGD
- a CDS encoding glycosyltransferase family protein, which codes for MPKFPRPARVSIVIPLQRDEKLFEETLLSVLENQTDDCQIIAVHNGTYADPFELNDEVSFVTARSSNLTDLVRDAFGVTSAPVVHVLGTGMRAQADWLDRALEPFDNARVGAVAPTLIDPAGRPVEGAHWADSGGRFCQSRSGLVPTGPLSGFFVNAFFARRHLLGNLLDAVAPAMSDPIAVSYAMGCLMKRAGWKLASADGCRVEAEDALESPDHSDMARGQCLGAIRHRVLPGEPAPGRGAMLREALLGSSSVGEMIGMMRYRNSLSAVRRAIDPDSVPAADDTAHVINLPAAETQLHRDAA
- a CDS encoding ATP-dependent Clp protease ATP-binding subunit, with the translated sequence MYERFTDRARKVMQLANQEAQRFNHEYIGTEHILLGLVKEGSGVAANVLKNLDVDLRKIRLEVEKLVQSGPEMVTVGKLPQTPRAKKVIEYSMEEARNLNHSYVGTEHILLGLLREQEGVAAQVLMNLGLKLEDVREEVLNLLGHGLEGAEVGERGGRGSEEGSSGSASGKSGKSKTPALDSFGRDLTELARKGELDPVIGREREIERAIQILCRRTKNNPVLLGEAGVGKTAIVEGFAQKVIEGEVPEILAEKRIVVLDLAMMVAGTKYRGQFEERIKAVMTEVRRVKNTILFIDELHTLVGAGGAEGAIDAANVLKPALARGEIQCIGATTLDEYRKYIEKDNALARRFQEIIVEPTGKQETVAILKGLRERYEEHHRVQITDDAVVSAVEMSERYITARCLPDKAIDVIDEAGARVRLRTMTRPPDLKEIDEEVEQLNKEKEDAVANQDFEKAANLRDQAEKLRKKKDQITQDWREKSQQTDGVVDEEVIAEVVSKMTGIPLTRLSTEDSLRLMRMEEELHKRVVSQDLAVSAVAKAVRRSRSGLKDPRRPTGSFIFAGPTGVGKTLLAKALAEYMFGDSDALVHIDMSEYMEKHNVSRLIGAPPGFVGYEEGGQLTEKIRRRPYAVVLFDEIEKAHPDVFNMMLQVMEEGRLTDSFGRNVDFRNTILIMTTNAGAEAIKNESAFGFQKSDNDASYESMKTRVMEQIERVFRPEFLNRLDDTIIFRHLTRVDLKLVIDFELSKVRERLLDRGLALELQDEAKEFLIRRGTDLNYGARPLRRAIEQRIEDPLSEELLRGAFEGKDTIVVKGILENSDGDSVAPGDMTVTDEGKMIDPDGKKVKVVRLEFHGETRGLAEEKEQPVSASVGESEENKDDSGN
- a CDS encoding tetratricopeptide repeat protein, whose protein sequence is MEFRNYLTCFWPGLSELWWRGRLSALPLAIGFGIGLNSLLILKHFYPTWLDPLLVRSAWWVGVCVWICWTVKSIRELPALINPRAVTEAPDRFVEAQAAYLRGDWEATEPLLLGILAIEPRDPPALLMLSSLYRHTGRVTSAAVLLDEMRRLEIADRWQIEMDAEAARIARDAESAGEADEEAEDESASELQGDGNAADLTAA